The genomic DNA GTTTAGGCAAAGCGGACGGATTTGTTATGAACTTCATTCCGTTCTTACAAAATCCAATTGTCGTGATTCTTAACATCGTCTCACTGGCTGCTTTATTGCTCCACGCTGTCACCCTATTCGACATGACAGGCGAAGTGATATCCGGCACGACAGGCTTGCCCGCAAAACTAATTAAAAACGCTTTGCGCGGAATGTTTGTGGGTGTCACCGTATTGGCTTTAGTGTTAGTATTTATTTAGGGGGAAGACATGGTTAATCAAAATCCAAAACGTTCAAACGAACCACCTGTCTGGTTAATGTTTAGTGCAGGCGGCATGATAAGCGGACTTGCCTTCCCGGTATTAATTCTTATCCTCGGTTTGCTATTACCTTTTGGCCTTGTCAGCCCGGATAACATCATCGCCTTTGCACACCACTGGGTGGGTAAATTGGTTATTCTGGCTCTTACCATTTTCCCAATGTGGGCAGGCTTGCACCGTGTCCATCACGGTATGCACGACGTTAAAGTCCATGTGCCTGCTGGCGGATTTATTTTCTATGGCCTAGCCACGCTTTACAGCATTATCGTGCTATTTGCTGTGTGTAATATCTAATTGGCATTTCAAATAAAAAACTCCCGTTCAGCGGGAGTTTTTTGCATTTATAAAAAGTGCATGTTTGCTAATGTGATGTTCAAAAATAAAACTGCACTAGTTTCCCCTTGAGATTCTCTCCAATTCGCACTAGACTACCGCCCTATTTTTCAAACCTATTTTTTCAATTATGCGTGTTGCCGATTTTAATTTTGATTTACCTGATGAGCTGATTGCCCGTTATCCGAAACCGGAGCGGACAGCCAGCCGTTTATTACAACTAAATGGTGAAAACGGGGAAATTTTTC from Aggregatibacter aphrophilus ATCC 33389 includes the following:
- the frdC gene encoding fumarate reductase subunit FrdC, yielding MTTTVSKRKKYVREMTPTWWKSWDFYKFYMLREATALPTVWFSLVLLYGVICLGKADGFVMNFIPFLQNPIVVILNIVSLAALLLHAVTLFDMTGEVISGTTGLPAKLIKNALRGMFVGVTVLALVLVFI
- the frdD gene encoding fumarate reductase subunit FrdD codes for the protein MVNQNPKRSNEPPVWLMFSAGGMISGLAFPVLILILGLLLPFGLVSPDNIIAFAHHWVGKLVILALTIFPMWAGLHRVHHGMHDVKVHVPAGGFIFYGLATLYSIIVLFAVCNI